CGGGCCTTGCCGCCGCCCCCCTTGGCGGCACGCTCGCGGGCCATGAGGGCCGCGCCCAGCACGAGCGCGATCGCGATCCCGGGGCACTCGAGGATCGTGACGAGCGTCGGCAGAAAGCTGTTGGCGGGGTGCTGCGTCTGCTCGACGAACGAGTTGGCGACGGCATAGGTGACCGCCGACGTGCTCCCGTAGTGGGCGGCGATGCCGGCCGAGTCGGCGATCGACAGCCGGCCCAGGTAGCGGAGCACGAGGAACGACGTGATCGGGGTCAGGCAGCCGAGAAACAGCGTCGCCAGCGCCGGCTTCCAGATCGTCGACACGCCGTGCATCTGGTACTCGTGGGCCAGCTCGTGCCCGCCGACGAAGCCGATCGACATGAGGAGGAAGATGGCGATCGACAGGTACAGCTCCTTGGGGATCTTGATGCCGCCGTGGATCCGCGTGCAGACGATGCCGAGCACGAAGCACAGCGGGATCGGTGTCAGCAGGTTGCGTTCGAGCGACTCGAGGATCCGGGCGATCTGCTCGCCCGACGCGATGGCCAGCAGGCCGGGGATGGCGGCAGCGGGGACGGAAGTCGGCATGGGTGCCTCACTTTCACGGGGACGCGGACGAGGTGACGGGGACGGGCTCGAGCAGCCGCTCGGCTGCCCGGTCGAGGACGCTCACGAGCGGGCCGGGCCAGAGCCCGAATCCGAAGAGTACGGCGAGCAGCAGAACGAACGCGAGCCGTTCACGGGGCAGGATCGCGTGCCGCGGGCCGTCGACCGCGGCCGGCCCGCCGAAGACCTCGAGCCAGGCCCGCATCACGGCGATCGCCGCCAGCACCGTGGCGGCGACGACGAGCAGGCCGCCGCCGAGCCGCTCGTCGAGCGCGCCCGACACGATCAGGTCGTCGGCGACGAAGGACAGCGTGCCGGGCACGCCGATCGCGGCGAGACCGAAGAGGAGGAAGAACGCGGCCAGGGCTGGCGCGTCCCAGAACCGGCCCTGGGGCCGGTCGAGCGGAATCGGTCCCGCGCGGCTTTCCAGTGCCCAGGTGACCAGACCGATGCCGGTCAGCGCCAGCCCGCTGGAAACCCAGACGCACAACGCCCCGGTGAGCTCCATGGGCAGCGTGCCGGCGAGGCCGGCCAACGTCAACGCCGACTGGCTCATGGCCAGCGTGCCGATGAAGCCGCGCAGGTCGCGCTGGACGACGGCCAGCGCCGCGCCGTAGACCGCCGTCGCCAATGCCAG
The nucleotide sequence above comes from Planctomycetia bacterium. Encoded proteins:
- a CDS encoding sodium-dependent bicarbonate transport family permease; this encodes MPTSVPAAAIPGLLAIASGEQIARILESLERNLLTPIPLCFVLGIVCTRIHGGIKIPKELYLSIAIFLLMSIGFVGGHELAHEYQMHGVSTIWKPALATLFLGCLTPITSFLVLRYLGRLSIADSAGIAAHYGSTSAVTYAVANSFVEQTQHPANSFLPTLVTILECPGIAIALVLGAALMARERAAKGGGGKAREGKLWVALYEVMTGQSIMLMAGLLVIGFISTMFMTEQSFQPFYDFFQSKGMLFRGCLCIFLLEMGLVAGERLGDLVKVGPFLVAYGIGIALFHGFLGAWLGHLAGLNLGGCTVLAAIVSSASYIAAPPAVRLTLPEANPTLSITAALAITFPFNIAFGIPIYYEMAKWLGAT